The sequence CGCGAGCACTTTGTTCGCGAGACCCGCAATCGAATTCTGTTCGTGCAGCACGAGCGGACGCCCCGAAAGCGCCGTCATCACGCCTGCCGGAAACGTGATGTAGCCGCCCATGCCGAGCACGACATCGGGCTTCACGCGCTTGAGCGCCTGGCGGCTTTCAAGGCACGCGCGCAGCAGATTCAGCGGCAGTGCGAGCTTGGTGCGCAGGCCCTTGCCGCGCAATCCGCCGAAACGCACGAACTCCATCGGAATGCCGTGTTTGGGCACCAGCGACGCTTCCATGCCCGCGGGGTTGCCGAGCCACACGACGCGCCAGCCCCATGCACGCATCCGGTTCGCGACCGCGAGCCCGGGGAACACGTGTCCTCCGGTGCCGCCGGCCATCACCATCAGTGTGCGTTGCGGGGTCGTGCTCATACTTTCCCCCCGCGCATCAACACCCGGTTCTCATAGTCGACGCGCATCAGCACCGCCAGCGCGACGCAGTTCAGCAAAATGCCCGAGCCGCCGTAGCTCACGAGCGGCAAGGTCAGGCCCTTGGTCGGCAGAAGACCGAGGTTCACGCCCATGTTGATGAAGGTCTGCGCGCCGAACCACAGGCCGATGCCCTTCGCCATCAAGCCGGCAAACGTGCGGTCGAGCGCGAGCGCCTGACGGCCGATCTCGAACGCGCGGCGCACGATCCAGTAGAACAGCAGGATCACGACCATCACGCCGACGAAACCCAGCTCCTCGCCGATCACGGCAAGAATGAAGTCGGTATGCGCTTCCGGCAGGTAGTTGAGCTTCTCGACGCTGCCGCCCAGGCCCACGCCAAACCACTCGCCGCGGCCGAACGCGATCAGCGAGTGCGTCAATTGATACGCCTTGCCTTGCGCGTAGCGGTCGTCCCACGGATCGAGGTACGCGAAGATCCGCTCGCGCCGCCATGGCGACGCCCACACGAGAATCGTGAAGGTGCCGACTGCCGTCGCGACCAGCCCGCCGAACAGCTTGCCGTTCACGCCGCCGAGGAACAGCACGCCCATCGCGATCGCGGCGATCACCATGAACGCGCCCATGTCCGGCTCGAGCAGCAGCAGCGCGCCGACCACGCCGACGGCGAACGCCATCGGCAGGAAGCCCTTCGCGAAGCTGTGCATGTATTCCTGCTTGCGCACCGTGTAGTTCGCCGCGTAGATCGTCACGGCGAGCTTCATGATTTCCGACGGCTGCATGTTCGTGATGCCGAGCGGAATCCAACGGCGCGCGCCGTTCACGCCCTTGCCGATGTGCGGAATCAGCACGATCACGAGGCCGAGCAGCGCGATCAGGAAGAGCTTCGGCGCGTACTTGTCCCAGACCGAGATCGGCACCTTGAACGCGATCACGGCCGCGATCGTCGCGACCACGAGTGACGCGAGATGGCGCACGAGGAACGCGTAGTCGCGATAGGACGCGTATTTCGGCGAATCCGGCATCGCGATCGATGCCGAGTACACCATCACCACGCCGAGCCCGAGCAGCGCGATCACGACCCACAACAGCGAGTGGTCGTAGTCGAGCATGCGCGAGCGCATCGGACGCATGCCGCTCACGGCGCTCGCGAGACCGCTTCCCGATGCGCGGCCGCCGTCTTCGGCCTTGCCGACCGAGCCCCGTTGACCTGACAAGCGCGAGCCGAAACGTTCAGACCAGCTCATAGCATCGTCCCCCGTTCCGCGGCGATGTCTTCCACGGCGCTGCGGAAGACCGCCGCGCGATGGGCATAGCCCTTGAACATGTCGAAGCTCGCGCAGGCCGGCGACAGCAGCACCGCGTCGCCCGGCTCCGCGAGCGCGGCGGCCGCGCGTGTCGCGGCTTCGAGCGTCGCATGGTCGGCGAGCGTCACGCCGCTGCCGGCGAGCGCGTCGCGGATCTGCGGGGCGTCGCGGCCGATCAGCATCACCGCGCGGCACCAGCGCGCGACCGGCGCTTCGAGCGGCGCGAAATCTTGGCCTTTGCCGTCGCCGCCCGCGATCAGGATCGCGCGCTGCGCGAGACCGTCGAGCGCGGCGACCGTCGCGCCGACGTTCGTGCCCTTGCTGTCGTCGACATAGTCGACGCCGTCGACCGACGCGATCAGCTCCACGCGATGCGGCTCGCCGCGGTACTCGCGCAAGCCGTGCAACAGCGGCGCCGCGGGCAAGCCGATCGCGCGAGCCAGCGCGAATGCGGCGAGCGCATTCGCCGCGTTGTGCAAGCCGCGAATGCGCAGCGCGTCCGCCGGCATCAGGCGCTTCAACGCGAGATCGCGTGGCGCGGCGGACTCGTTCTTGCGGCGGCGCGTCGACGTCGATTCTTCAGCGGGGTCGCGATCGTGCGCTTCGACGAGCCAGTTCATGCCGTTTTCGCGCAACAAGCCGTAGTCGCCTACGTGCACGGGCTCGTTCAGGCCGAACGTCACTGCTTGCGCGGCGCTTTCGCCAGTGTGTTTCGCAGCGTCCGCAGCGGGCGTAAGCGCCATCACGCGCGCGTCGTCGCGGTTGAGCACGCGCACCGTCTGCGGCCCGAAGATGCGGCCCTTCGCGGCGGCGTACGCATCGAGGCCGCCGTGCCAGTCGAGGTGATCCTGCGTGATGTTCAGGACGACCGCCGCATCCGGCGCGAACGTATGCGCGGTTTCGAGCTGGAAGCTCGACAGCTCGAGCACCCACACGTCGGGCAGCGCGGTGTTGTCGATCGCTTCGGTGAGCTTGTCGAGCGCGGCCGGGCTGATGTTGCCCGCCACCGCGACCTTTTTGCCCGCGCGTTCGCACAGGAGGCCGGTGAGGCTCGTCGTCGTGGTCTTGCCGTTCGTGCCGGTGATCGCGATCACCTTCGGCGCGTAACCGCTCTCGCCGAGCTTCTTGAGCGCCTGGGCGAAGAATTCGAGCTCGCCCCACACCGGAATGCCGCGTTCGCGCGCGCTCGTAATCAACGGCAGAAGGTCCTCGGCAAGCGGCGACAAGCCCGGGCTGATCGCGACGAGTTCGATTCCGCCGTCGAGCAGGGCGGGCGAAAACGCGCCGCCGATGAAGTCGGCATCGATCCGGTGCGCCTCGAGCGCGGACAGGTTCGGCGGCGCCTCGCGCGTATCGGCAATGCGCAGCCGGCACCCGTGCCGCGCGCACCAGCGCGCCATCGCGAGGCCGGATTCACCGAGCCCCAGCACGAGCACCATCGGACTTTGCCGATCGACAAACATCTCGCCAAACATCGCTTGCTTTCCTTTACCGCAGCTTGAGGGTGGACAGGCCAAACAGGCACAACATCAACGTGATGATCCAGAAACGCACGACCACCTGCGTCTCTTTCCAGCCCGACAATTCGAAATGGTGATGGAGCGGCGCCATCTTGAAGATGCGGCGCCCTTCGCCGTAGCGGCGTTTGGTGTACTTGAACCAGGTGACCTGCAGCATCACCGACAGCGTCTCCGCCACGAAGATGCCGCCCATGATGAAGAGCACGATCTCCTGGCGCACGATCACCGCGATGGTGCCGAGCGCACCGCCGAGCGCCAGCGCGCCGACATCGCCCATGAACACCTGCGCGGGGTGCGTGTTGTACCAGAGGAAGGCA comes from Trinickia violacea and encodes:
- the murD gene encoding UDP-N-acetylmuramoyl-L-alanine--D-glutamate ligase, which translates into the protein MFGEMFVDRQSPMVLVLGLGESGLAMARWCARHGCRLRIADTREAPPNLSALEAHRIDADFIGGAFSPALLDGGIELVAISPGLSPLAEDLLPLITSARERGIPVWGELEFFAQALKKLGESGYAPKVIAITGTNGKTTTTSLTGLLCERAGKKVAVAGNISPAALDKLTEAIDNTALPDVWVLELSSFQLETAHTFAPDAAVVLNITQDHLDWHGGLDAYAAAKGRIFGPQTVRVLNRDDARVMALTPAADAAKHTGESAAQAVTFGLNEPVHVGDYGLLRENGMNWLVEAHDRDPAEESTSTRRRKNESAAPRDLALKRLMPADALRIRGLHNAANALAAFALARAIGLPAAPLLHGLREYRGEPHRVELIASVDGVDYVDDSKGTNVGATVAALDGLAQRAILIAGGDGKGQDFAPLEAPVARWCRAVMLIGRDAPQIRDALAGSGVTLADHATLEAATRAAAALAEPGDAVLLSPACASFDMFKGYAHRAAVFRSAVEDIAAERGTML
- the ftsW gene encoding putative lipid II flippase FtsW, with the translated sequence MSWSERFGSRLSGQRGSVGKAEDGGRASGSGLASAVSGMRPMRSRMLDYDHSLLWVVIALLGLGVVMVYSASIAMPDSPKYASYRDYAFLVRHLASLVVATIAAVIAFKVPISVWDKYAPKLFLIALLGLVIVLIPHIGKGVNGARRWIPLGITNMQPSEIMKLAVTIYAANYTVRKQEYMHSFAKGFLPMAFAVGVVGALLLLEPDMGAFMVIAAIAMGVLFLGGVNGKLFGGLVATAVGTFTILVWASPWRRERIFAYLDPWDDRYAQGKAYQLTHSLIAFGRGEWFGVGLGGSVEKLNYLPEAHTDFILAVIGEELGFVGVMVVILLFYWIVRRAFEIGRQALALDRTFAGLMAKGIGLWFGAQTFINMGVNLGLLPTKGLTLPLVSYGGSGILLNCVALAVLMRVDYENRVLMRGGKV